The following are encoded in a window of Bacteroidetes Order II. bacterium genomic DNA:
- a CDS encoding OsmC family peroxiredoxin, producing the protein MKRTALAHWKGSGAEGTGTLTTPMSRFMEHHPYSFKARFKNEDGSLGTNPEELIVAAHAGCYAMKLSFVLGGMGFTPEALDVKGTLHMNEGVIETIYLDVEAKVPGISDEQFLAATTDAKENCPVSKVLNAAISLDARLV; encoded by the coding sequence ATCAAAAGAACCGCTCTTGCACACTGGAAAGGTTCTGGTGCAGAAGGTACTGGTACCCTTACCACGCCGATGAGTCGTTTTATGGAGCATCATCCCTATTCATTTAAAGCACGTTTCAAAAACGAAGATGGCTCACTTGGCACCAATCCGGAGGAACTAATAGTGGCTGCCCATGCAGGTTGTTATGCAATGAAACTCAGTTTTGTACTGGGAGGGATGGGCTTTACACCAGAAGCATTAGACGTAAAAGGCACTTTGCACATGAACGAAGGCGTGATCGAGACCATCTATCTGGACGTAGAAGCCAAAGTTCCAGGTATTTCAGATGAACAGTTTTTGGCTGCCACTACCGATGCAAAAGAGAATTGTCCGGTTTCTAAGGTGCTCAATGCGGCCATTTCTTTGGATGCACGCTTGGTCTAA
- a CDS encoding CBS domain-containing protein, whose amino-acid sequence MIASQLLSPITPALKPDDTIEVALELLSEYRVRHLPVVQDQTVLLGIASEEQLLSLSDWDETLEAQYLPSPVKVQETEHAYEVARLMSLHDLTTIPVEDEEGKYAGLVERKQLYDWFCNILNVQADGVVLELEAKESRDFSPARIAYLVEENNGKILSLTTDSPLDWEGRLRVTLKLNTNHASRIRHVLEHHGYHVLADFGERETDEDLQYRAQAFLRYLEV is encoded by the coding sequence ATGATAGCCTCTCAATTGTTAAGCCCCATAACCCCGGCACTCAAACCGGATGACACGATAGAGGTGGCCTTGGAGTTGCTCTCGGAGTACCGGGTTCGGCATTTACCAGTCGTACAAGATCAGACCGTGCTTTTAGGCATTGCCTCGGAAGAACAACTGCTTAGCCTAAGCGATTGGGACGAAACGCTCGAAGCACAATACCTTCCATCCCCGGTTAAAGTACAGGAAACCGAACATGCCTATGAAGTGGCCCGCTTGATGTCTTTGCACGACCTCACAACCATTCCAGTAGAAGACGAGGAGGGAAAATATGCTGGCCTCGTGGAGCGAAAGCAACTCTATGACTGGTTTTGTAATATCCTGAATGTACAGGCCGATGGGGTGGTATTGGAGTTAGAGGCAAAAGAATCCCGTGATTTTTCTCCCGCCCGTATTGCTTATCTGGTAGAAGAAAACAATGGCAAAATTTTGTCTCTCACCACCGATTCGCCCTTAGATTGGGAAGGACGGCTGCGCGTAACCCTGAAGCTCAACACAAACCACGCGAGCAGAATCCGGCATGTATTGGAGCATCATGGTTACCATGTTTTGGCCGATTTTGGGGAGCGCGAGACCGATGAAGACTTGCAATATCGTGCCCAAGCGTTTCTCCGCTATCTGGAAGTATAA